Proteins from a genomic interval of Gossypium hirsutum isolate 1008001.06 chromosome A09, Gossypium_hirsutum_v2.1, whole genome shotgun sequence:
- the LOC107889598 gene encoding 29 kDa ribonucleoprotein A, chloroplastic, translated as MSATSASSLILPSLKPKVLSLSDSTPNSLSLFSLSPTPHAKPLFCSALPSFQLLTKKSSFSSGFLTNVAVSSEYDQEEDLFGSDDEERSPTFSPDLKLFVGNLPFTVDSAQLAGLFENAGNVEMVEVIYDKVTRRSRGFGFVTMCTIEEVEAATQQFNGYELEGRALRVNSGPPPPRREEFSPRGARGGPSMGARGGPPMGASNRVYVGNLSWGVDDTALETLFSEQGRVVEAKVVYDRESGRSRGFGFVTYSSADEVNSAIKSLNGCDLDGRPIRVTVAESRPRRQF; from the exons ATGTCTGCAACATCTGCCTCATCTCTTATTCTCCCATCGCTCAAACCCAAAGTTCTATCTTTATCCGACTCAACTCCCAAttcactttctctcttctccctTTCTCCTACCCCCCATGCAAAGCCTCTCTTCTGTTCTGCTCTTCCAAGTTTCCAGCTTTTAACCAAAAAGTCCTCTTTTTCTTCCGGGTTCCTGACAAACGTTGCTGTTTCTTCTGAGTATGACCAGGAAGAGGACTTATTTGGCAGCGATGATGAAGAAAGGTCTCCTACTTTCTCACCTGACTTGAAACTTTTTGTGGGTAATCTTCCTTTTACTGTGGATAGTGCCCAGCTTGCGGGTTTGTTTGAAAACGCCGGAAATGTTGAGATGGTTGAG GTGATTTACGACAAGGTAACTAGGAGAAGTAGGGGATTTGGATTTGTAACCATGTGCACAATCGAGGAAGTCGAAGCTGCTACTCAACAGTTCAATGGCTAt GAATTGGAAGGGAGAGCATTGAGGGTAAACTCAGGACCTCCTCCTCCTCGTAGGGAAGAATTTTCTCCTAGGGGAGCAAGAGGTGGTCCTTCAATGGGAGCAAGGGGTGGTCCTCCTATGGGAGCTTCAAATCGTGTCTATGTTGGTAACCTTTCATGGGGTGTTGATGATACAGCACTCGAGACCTTGTTCAGTGAGCAAGGCAGGGTTGTGGAAGCGAAAGTCGTTTATGACAGGGAAAGCGGTAGATCAAGGGGTTTTGGCTTTGTAACTTACAGTTCTGCCGATGAGGTCAACAGTGCCATTAAATCCTTGAATGGTTGT GATTTGGATGGAAGACCAATTCGGGTCACTGTAGCAGAGTCTAGGCCAAGGCGCCAATTTTGA